A single region of the Podospora pseudopauciseta strain CBS 411.78 chromosome 1, whole genome shotgun sequence genome encodes:
- a CDS encoding hypothetical protein (COG:S; EggNog:ENOG503P4NS), with product MSRILKAPFKALRTRLPPSSDTQSQQPDEDLHNTKPLVLRTPFLIAIGLYIIGLIVALEYGFRTITIAENRLPVLNEYGYEDGTGAYGPFLAPRLYKARAEEDSSQLSTTTGFSSTGTPSATSTAPPVFTSFPQNTSSSVFTPEPILISTSTSASTSTAMSGWDALPTEAMEFGERIGYPVIHVPTNGTLSSNRTSPYGIQRRVPPKDKYGQIAGYRIRLSFWHIAYWKSSRPGDIPYVRTPVKFISNINFFPLDKATESDCTIICDGPAFVFLEPSCWSEWSRVATAQRDMRALNPSIMVEYNEFQFYGARPCAKVAPDIVETRPVTATLFNPLPSVTTTELIYEDVVVTGPGQGSYVPSTYTLSDIDGKPTTTVTTPVWVPAETAVYTTTVMTLTDSNGRPTATITGHGRSSANQPRTLFDDKGKPTATVIVNGGRWVWRTRTMTGGHGTTPIATITAFATLKFATVTGYDDKGVLTTVTGKFPLVPKTITMRDSNGVPTATVTTQVPTTYDWGVTITDSNGRPVATVWSKDDAGIFRAWDDDSDGNPATLDTVSWGAYLLASFLPIIIMLPLTILAQIIDSHVKALLPLKAMSRRSDGSSAEDSLFLTTGGIKGFFTSWRLLFRSREPGLLLSQMLILVSSATASFATEAIGFKLHGGCTVDSFAGCFMEIAIFRAPGRLVQVFLSLSLGVVVFLIFAMWDWHKNCGSDMRSIAGVAALLTEQTTRETIHKAKVNITDKYVEREKMIKELSDHRFALRQVAQAPLLPPSPRHSPTATSISSETSLGLSSSQSSSQKKYGPYCTVRHLTNRSNTNRPHLALVTLPNEGQKQPGASKKTSDKKLFSLNPVAQDYIAQVLFLLTIIGFLIMILYYELTSFHDSAFEIFMNSQSLGVRALFAALGFIISLFWDSYFFNIATREPYRLLSRHPRLLQTDGTRRSNRFFTTPPPLHVFEALTPSSIFYSLQDGSFIVPAVAAVTVLSKLTPPLLSNIPFVPWLTWETHQACAWSVVGTLVLMILVLGWNLVAVRYPYMPVNPGGDGMGLVGWVYYLCDSNVRAELGEVYSRRQEVENRGGVWGWWKGRGQGGEKTEGSEGGRGRYVTFGKVTEAQTGGMRVGIGEYGVGRG from the exons ATGTCCAGAATTTTGAAGGCGCCTTTCAAGGCCCTGCGGACTAGGTTGCCGCCATCGAGTGATACTCAGTCTCAACAACCAGACGAGGATCTTCACAACACGAAGCCTTTGGTCCTCAGAACTCCTTTCTTGATTGCAATCGGTCTCTA CATCATTGGCCTCATTGTGGCACTCGAATATGGTTTTCGAACAATCACAATCGCGGAAAACCGATTGCCCGTCCTTAATGAGTACGGGTACGAAGACGGTACTGGAGCCTACGGCCCCTTCCTGGCACCACGCCTCTATAAGGCTAGAGCAGAGGAAGACTCGTCCCAGTTGTCCACAACCACTGGATTCTCGTCCACTGGAACGCCATCTGCAACAAGCACGGCTCCTCCGGTCTTCACATCCTTCCCGCAAAACACCAGCAGCTCAGTGTTCACCCCGGAGCCGATCTTGATCTCAACGTCGACTTCAGCGTCAACGTCAACGGCAATGTCAGGATGGGATGCCCTGCCAACAGAGGCCATGGAATTCGGTGAGCGTATCGGATATCCTGTCATACACGTTCCGACCAACGGAACTTTGAGCTCAAACAGAACCAGCCCCTATGGGATACAACGTCGAGTGCCGCCCAAGGATAAGTATGGGCAAATAGCGGGATACCGAATCAGGCTATCCTTCTGGCATATAGCATATTGGAAAAGTTCTCGGCCTGGGGACATACCATACGTCCGCACGCCAGTAAAGTTTATCAGCAATATCAACTTCTTTCCACTGGATAAAGCAACCGAATCGGACTGTACGATCATTTGCGACGGCCCTGCCTTCGTCTTTCTGGAGCCCTCGTGTTGGTCTGAGTGGTCAAGGGTTGCAACAGCCCAACGCGACATGCGCGCTCTCAATCCATCGATCATGGTAGAGTACAACGAATTTCAATTCTACGGTGCTCGGCCGTGTGCAAAGGTCGCCCCAGATATTGTGGAAACCAGACCGGTTACTGCTACTCTGTTTAACCCTCTTCCATCAGTCACAACCACTGAGCTCATATACGAAGATGTCGTGGTGACAGGACCGGGCCAGGGGTCATATGTTCCTTCGACCTACACTCTGAGTGATATTGACGGAAAGCCCACCACTACGGTGACTACGCCCGTTTGGGTGCCTGCTGAAACGGCGGTATACACAACAACCGTCATGACCTTGACAGACAGTAATGGCAGGCCGACCGCCACAATCACCGGACATGGGAGGAGCTCAGCGAACCAACCAAGAACCCTCTTCGATGACAAGGGGAAACCTACGGCCACAGTCATTGTGAACGGCGGGCGATGGGTATGGCGGACAAGAACAATGACAGGTGGGCATGGGACTACACCGATCGCAACGATCACTGCTTTTGCGACTCTGAAGTTTGCCACTGTCACTGGGTATGACGATAAAGGAGTGTTGACGACTGTGACGGGCAAATTTCCTCTTGTTCCCAAGACCATCACTATGCGTGATTCTAACGGGGTTCCCACGGCAACGGTAACCACGCAGGTTCCCACAACATACGACTGGGGGGTCACGATTACAGATTCCAACGGTCGACCTGTGGCCACAGTGTGGTCCAAAGATGACGCCGGTATCTTTCGCGCCTGGGACGATGACAGCGACGGGAATCCCGCCACCTTGGACACGGTTTCATGGGGTGCTTATCTTTTGGCATCGTTcctgcccatcatcatcatgttACCGCTCACTATCCTGGCGCAAATCATCGATTCGCACGTCAAGGCGCTACTACCTTTGAAAGCCATGTCGCGCCGCTCCGATGGGTCATCGGCCGAGGACTCATTGTTTCTTACAACAGGTGGCATCAAGGGTTTCTTCACCAGTTGGCGTCTCTTGTTTCGTTCAAGAGAGCCAGGTTTGCTGCTCTCGCAGATGTTGATTCTTGTCTCCTCTGCTACCGCCTCGTTCGCAACAGAAGCTATTGGCTTTAAACTCCATGGAGGTTGTACAGTCGATAGCTTTGCTGGCTGTTTTATGGAGATTGCTATCTTCCGGGCGCCGGGTCGGCTTGTACAGGTCTTTTTGAGTTTAAGTCTAGGTGTGGTTGTCTTTTTGATATTCGCAATGTGGGACTGGCACAAAAACTGCGGATCGGATATGAGGAGTattgctggtgttgctgcgCTCCTTACGGAGCAGACAACACGAGAAACCATCCACAAGGCCAAAGTCAACATCACGGACAAGTACGTCGAAAGAGAGAAGATGATCAAGGAACTGAGCGACCATAGGTTTGCCCTGCGTCAAGTGGCGCAGGCACCACTACTGCCGCCCAGCCCGAGGCactccccaacagcaacgTCCATATCCAGCGAGACATCCCTGGGACTGTCCTCGTCACAGTCGTCGTCACAGAAAAAGTATGGTCCGTATTGCACAGTGAGGCACTTGACGAATCGGTCGAACACAAACAGGCCACACCTGGCCCTTGTTACACTGCCAAACGAAGGGCAGAAACAGCCCGGCGCGAGCAAGAAGACAAGCGACAA GAAGCTGTTTTCTCTCAACCCAGTAGCACAAGACTACATTGCCCAGGTCCTCTttctcctcaccatcatcggcTTTCTCATCATGATCTTATACTACGAGCTCACAAGCTTTCACGACTCGGCCTTTGAGATCTTTATGAACTCACAGAGCCTCGGTGTGCGCGCCTTATTTGCCGCTTTGGGTTTCATCATCTCGCTGTTTTGGGATTCTTACTTCTTCA ACATAGCAACCCGAGAACCCtaccgcctcctctcccgccacccccgcctcctccagacAGACGGCACCAGACGATCCAACcgcttcttcaccacccctccccccctgcACGTCTTTGAGGCCCTCACCCCCTCTAGCATCTTTTACAGCCTCCAGGATGGATCATTCATCGTCCCTGCCGTGGCGGCTGTGACGGTGTTGTCGAAGCTGACCCCGCCGTTGTTGTCCAACATACCGTTTGTTCCTTGGCTTACGTGGGAGACTCACCAGGCGTGTGCTtggtcggtggtggggacgttggtgttgatgattttGGTGCTTGGGTGGAATTTAGTTGCGGTGAGGTACCCGTATATGCCGGTGAATCCGGGGGGTGAcgggatggggttggttgggtgggtgtATTATCTTTGCGATTCGAATGTGAGGGcggagttgggggaggtttATAGCAGGAGGCAGGAGGTTGAGAACAGgggtggggtttggggatggtggaagggaaggggacaaggaggggagaagacggagggatcggagggggggagggggagatatGTTACTTTTGGGAAGGTGACGGAGGCTCAGACGGGGGGTATGAGGGTGGGTATTGGGGAGTATggagttgggagggggtag
- a CDS encoding hypothetical protein (COG:S; EggNog:ENOG503NY2P) encodes MSSDNYRGDPNDGGPLDSDDWTSYVPYSMHEATRERVEDGEEYDQEYYDEILREEMAEHERLHASGDAEGLELEVVLEQVLVGNEDDEDEEDEEDEEDEEDEEEEEEDDDDNQATAEEREGGQLLRRIVRLVGNGASGAVGLSQRQILALLRGHDLTDLIFDDAEVDEMMYQRRTNRQDPDRFPKVPSEEGRKLMESGAFGSFDIRDRRYKDISRRILDRELGLGGKAEQLRNRGMMLQQMIPVSKPEMIIHYDDPVCCGQFSDDGNFFYTCNKDFKVRLYDTSNVYDWKYYKTFDYPFGQWTMTDADLSPDNRWLAFTSLQPEVAIAPTDPKDTGDSYTLNFAGGHSQPGYGGSFAIFSVRFSGDGRQLVAGTNTDSVVVYDIETRTTLHHVHGHNDDVNAVCFADKNSPHILYSGSDDCTIKVWDTRSIGDGRPAGAFVGHTEGLTYIDSKQDGRYILSNGKDQSMKLWDLRKAMSTSTFLSTNPTAITQSPDYQFDYRWQEYDDSRWYQHPHDNSVVTFRGHKVQRTLIRCHFSPPNSTDSRYVYSGSADGHVYIWNMDATLAKTIDVQKATEPATGSNTRLRMRRYRLHSFENDWSTIVRDVGWHPNAPVLVASSWNGSANDTGTASVHGYNEADDDDGEESEDEGMAMGRVVDEKLNAPRVATGGWRQRYDM; translated from the exons ATGAGTAGCGACAATTACCGCGGTGACCCCAACGATGGCGGCCCGCTGGATTCCGACGACTGGACCTCCTACGTCCCGTATTCGATGCATGAAGCTACTCGCGAGCGGGTCGAAGACGGAGAGGAATATGACCAGGAGTATTATGATGAAATTTTGAGGGAAGAAATGGCAGAACATGAGCGGCTTCATGCGTCCGGCGATGCCGAGGGACTCGAGTTGGAGGTTGTGTTGGAGCAGGTTCTGGTCGGtaatgaggatgatgaggatgaagaagatgaagaagatgaagaagatgaagaagatgaagaagaagaagaagaagatgatgatgataatcaAGCTACTgccgaggagagggaggggggtcaGCTACTGAGGAGAATTGTGAGACTTGTTGGGAATG GTGCCTCGGGGGCAGTTGGGTTGAGCCAGCGACAGATTCTTGCTTTGCTGAGAGGGCATGATCTTACGGACTTGATTTTTGATGAtgccgaggttgatgagatgatgTATCAGCGGCGGACCAACAGACAAGACCCGGATAGGTTTCCCAAGGTACCgagtgaggaggggaggaaacTGATGGAGTCGGGGGCGTTTGGGTCGTTTGATATCCGTGATCGGAGGTATAAGGATATCTCGAGGAGGATTCTCGATCGAGAGCTAGGTCTGGGCGGCAAGGCTGAGCAGCTGAGGAATCGAGGAATGATGCTGCAACAGATGATACCGGTATCCAAGCCAGAGATGATTATCCATTACGACGATCCCGTTTGTTGCGGCCAGTTCTCCGACGATGGCAACTTCTTTTACACCTGCAACAAAGACTTTAAAGTACGGTTATACGATACCTCGAATGTTTACGACTGGAAGTACTACAAAACGTTCGACTACCCGTTTGGTCAATGGACGATGACCGATGCCGACCTCAGCCCTGATAACCGCTGGCTGGCGTTTACGTCGTTGCAGCCTGAAGTTGCGATTGCTCCCACCGACCCGAAGGATACCGGCGATTCATACACACTTAACTTTGCCGGAGGGCACAGTCAGCCTGGGTATGGTGGGAGCTTTGCTATCTTCTCCGTGAGGTTCTCGGGCGATGGGCGTCAGCTTGTCGCGGGCACGAATACCGACTCCGTGGTAGTGTATGACATCGAAACACGCACAACATTACATCACGTTCATGGGCATAACGACGATGTGAACGCCGTTTGCTTTGCCGACAAGAACTCGCCTCACATCCTGTACTCCGGCTCAGATGACTG TACGATTAAAGTATGGGACACCCGTTCCATTGGCGACGGCCGCCCAGCCGGGGCCTTTGTAGGACACACCGAAGGCCTTACCTATATCGACTCCAAGCAGGATGGTCGTTACATCCTTTCCAATGGTAAAGACCAGTCGATGAAACTGTGGGACTTGCGCAAAGCAATGTCTACCTCCACCTTCCTTTCAACAAACCCAACGGCCATCACTCAATCTCCAGATTATCAGTTCGACTACCGCTGGCAAGAATATGACGACTCACGATGGTATCAGCACCCCCACGACAACTCAGTCGTGACTTTCCGTGGACACAAGGTTCAGAGGACACTCATCAGATGCCACTTTTCGCCACCCAACAGCACAGATAGTCGATACGTCTACTCTGGAAGTGCAGATGGGCATGTATACATTTGGAACATGGACGCCACACTCGCGAAGACCATTGACGTTCAAAAAGCCACAGAGCCAGCCACTGGAAGCAACACGAGACTCAGGATGAGGCGGTATAGATTGCATAGCTTCGAGAATGACTGGAGTACTATTGTGAGAGATGTGGGATGGCATCCGAATGCGCCGGTACTGGTCGCTAGTTCGTGGAACGGCTCGGCGAATGATACGGGAACGGCAAGCGTGCATGGGTACAACGAGgctgacgatgatgatggggaggagagtgaggatgaggggatgGCAATGGGGAGAGTGGTGGATGAAAAGTTAAATGCCCCGCGGGTGGCTACTGGAGGTTGGAGGCAGAGATATGATATGTAA
- the GPI2 gene encoding glycosylphosphatidylinositol anchor biosynthesis (COG:I; EggNog:ENOG503NZ4F), with the protein MAPPSGLHQSAIPSDFEKPFPALVRSSTVPASLKSHRADPSHLAPEDAYTPISPPRQPGLFDTGLDTRPRHIRRNDTSRSRSRRRKRFQKLLWVKQSYPDNYTDQATFLENLQRNPRVQPYDFWPLVADSTVILQHVCSVIIFIVCFVGIFQERVSPVSVVGWGSFATFLGWLLWDWWMTQEDQTGAGESGDMTRSMRDGRIYREYRPPRRQDSLPGPSLHQPLPNNISTASISSTSNLPSAASSTTNLLQYNHRPNPTPHQHHDNTSHNSTAPKLLTPGHSHSHSVSSVHSVTSQNSANSPTSTRGPTHDSDPDSLPNTRAYLRVSTIKSAILIYFTLLGLSPILKSLTRSTSSDSIWAMSFWLLAINIFFFDYSGGTPSHISGPHKTKKMPVASLSTNAALMASTVLASRLPSTGQVFSLTLFSIEVFGLFPVFRSYARHRSWRYHFLLTVLLVLGAGGGVGIILGEAPATSWPWKRGLAGMVIGCLISAVAIGGCSWWLIGMQKYKNEIYGPWDPARPIIISRRHWDDD; encoded by the exons ATGGCCCCTCCGTCGGGCCTCCATCAATCGGCCATTCCCTCCGACTTTGAGAAGCCCTTCCCAGCCCTGGTGCGCTCCTCGACCGTCCCAGCGAGCCTCAAGTCGCACCGCGCCGACCCATCCCATCTGGCCCCCGAGGACGCATATACCCCTATTTCACCACCCAGACAGCCTGGCCTCTTCGATACCGGTCTCGATACGCGGCCACGGCACATCAGGCGTAATGACACGAGCAGGAGTCGTAGTAGAAGGCGGAAGCGCTTCCAGAAGCTCTTATGGGTGAAGCAATCAT ATCCCGACAACTATACCGACCAAGCGACCTTTCTCGAGAACCTACAGCGCAACCCACGGGTGCAGCCGTATGACTTCTGGCCCCTGGTCGCCGATTCGACTGTCATCTTGCAGCATGTCTGCTCCGTCATAATATTCATTGTTTGCTTTGTGGGCATATTTCAGGAGAGGGTGAGCCCCGTGTCGGTAGTCGGATGGGGGAGCTTTGCAACGTTTCTCGGTTGGCTGCTATGGGATTGGTGGATGACACAGGAGGACCAGACCGGTGCTGGCGAAAGCGGTGACATGACAAGGAGCATGCGGGATGGGCGAATTTACAGAGAATACCGACCCCCTCGGCGACAAGACTCTTTACCTGGGCCAAGTCTTCACCAACCATTGCCGAATAACATCAGCACAGCTAGCATATCGAGCACCTCGAACCTACCATCAGCAGCCAGCTCGACTACCAATCTCCTCCAATACAACCACCGACCAAATCCGACACCTCACCAGCATCATGATAATACCTCTCACAACTCAACAGCACCTAAGCTCCTGACTCCAGGACACTCACACTCGCACTCTGTCTCCTCAGTTCACTCGGTAACATCGCAGAACAGCGccaactccccaaccagcACCAGGGGTCCAACCCACGACTCCGACCCagactccctccccaacacaCGCGCGTACCTTCGCGTATCAACCATCAAATCCGCCATCCTCATCTACTTCACCTTACTGGGCTTAtcccccatcctcaagtCCCTCACCcgatccacctcctccgatTCCATCTGGGCCATGTCCTTTTGGCTCTTAGCAATcaacatcttcttcttcgactACTCAGGcggcaccccctcccacatctcTGGCCCGCACAAAACCAAGAAAATGCCGGTCGCTTCCTTGTCAACCAACGCCGCTCTCATGGCGTCCACCGTCCTTGCCTCCCGCCTTCCCTCCACAGGCCAAGTCTTCTCCCTCACGCTCTTCAGCATCGAGGTGTTTGGCCTGTTTCCAGTTTTCAGATCATACGCTAGGCACCGAAGCTGGCGGTATCATTTTCTTTTGACTGtgctgttggttttgggaGCGGGGGGTGGAGTGGGGATCATATTAGGGGAGGCACCGGCGACGTCGTGGCCATGGAAGAGAGGACTGGCCGGGATGGTGATTGGGTGTTTGATCAGTGCGGTTGCGATTGGGGGGTGCAGTTGGTGGTTGATTGGGATGCAAAAGTACAAGAATGAGATTTATGGGCCGTGGGATCCGGCGAGGCCCATCATTATCAGTAGGAGGCATTGGGATGATGATTAG
- a CDS encoding hypothetical protein (EggNog:ENOG503PQTX) has product MRWYIVLGLAHMATCSPVPVLLKERLEIFSDAANGVVTVLQSRSSELSSVISERSQDGSAQTPIEVASPQLRPLTKHRPAAETWEDEMDAPVVTLGDEDLLEVTETDVDITTFASFARPGMPCRHGRLLRENNDMLIIYLATSFLLVVVMVETWGSCVRRQEQGTIRLEESPIREVCSIQLEAAPDVPKDVSDEKKALL; this is encoded by the exons ATGAGGTGGTACATTGTGCTTGGCCTTGCGCATATGGCGACATGCTCGCCTGTGCCTGTTTTGTTGAAGGAACGATTGGAAATCTTCTCGGACGCTGCCAATGGAGTGGTGACTGTCCTCCAGTCCCGGTCGAGCGAGCTCTCCAGTGTTATCTCCGAAAGGAGTCAAGATGGATCTGCGCAAACACCAATAGAAGTCGCTTCACCGCAGTTGCGACCGCTCACAAAACACCGGCCTGCCGCGGAAACATGGGAGGACGAAATGGATGCGCCTGTCGTGACACTGGGCGATGAGGACTTGCTGGAGGTTACCGAGACCGACGTCGATATTACCACCTTTGCGTCGTTCGCCCGACCAGGAATGCCGTGTCGTCATGGGAGGCTACTACGCGAAAACAACGATATGCTCATCATCTATCTTGCAACATCTTTCCTTCTTGTGGTGGTAATGGTGGAGACTTGGGGTAGCTGTGTGAGGAG ACAAGAGCAAGGCACGATCAGGTTAGAAGAGAGCCCAATTCGAGAGGTGTGCTCAATCCAGTTAGAAGCTGCTCCGGATGTCCCCAAGGATGTGTCGGATGAGAAGAAAGCCTTGCTGTGA
- a CDS encoding hypothetical protein (EggNog:ENOG503NYGN; COG:U), giving the protein MSLQVDDGGRRARSRSPGRRADVVEASPYSSTDRGFTPSTVTAYSEYERLSQWGSAADEDFYGARPPSVVNLQGQGHIYGDPLEAEYGRYSGRRADRDRDSDSDSQRRRYPEIRTAEPSSSPRDSRDSFGRESDKERRRREKKDKLQDDLAYGKLPGQSKYDAPVPQSIPIPIPNPSASAPSFNYAQPRPYEYGSVSKTDRYGASLEPAPRPGRSPSPGPSSPLKSAMKRTSSPLPPTNRMSTLSVHSPHHSLSLSSAPPSPLLEAYHGTYQSMSPMPSPLLMPSSPGHHILEALSPLGSDSESEQKKKRRARFHDPVDDAARLAKALKGDRRPPETEPLIEILPGMSHEQIMELRQEYKRLVKTGTERKGVNIAKHIRARLKDEDPNLMKACYATALGRWESESYWANFWYHGDKTRRELLIESLMGRSNEEIRLIKDGFSDKKYGNSLTRAMRTELREDKFKKAVLMVLEGGRQEDVWDGRERRWRVDADLVEQDVRELYKAVKSEKGGESKMLEIVVGRGEEHLREVMRVYREVSRGGNFAKDALKKSGNLVGEVLAHILNGVINKPMRDAMLLQHALKASKKDELRKELLISRLVRYHWDANHMQQVKRAFREQYGQDLSDAVKEGTKDEWGAFCRALCITRMPDAEKVIARVDIHRK; this is encoded by the exons ATGTCTCTGCAGGTTGACGATGGCGGCCGGCGCGCCCGGTCCCGTTCTCCGGGCCGGCGCGCCGATGTGGTGGAAGCGTCACCGTACAGCTCTACCGACCGCGGATTCACGCCCTCTACGGTGACGGCATACAGCGAGTATGAACGGCTCTCACAGTGGGGATCCGCCGCCGATGAGGACTTTTACGGCGCGAGACCTCCCTCGGTGGTGAACCTCCAGGGACAGGGTCATATCTATGGTGATCCTCTTGAAGCTGAGTACGGTCGATATAGCGGTAGAAGAGCAGACCGCGACCGGGACTCGGACAGCGACAGCCAGAGACGGAGATATCCTGAGATCAGAACCGCCGAGCCCTCGTCTTCGCCGAGAGACTCCCGCGATTCTTTCGGGAGGGAGTCCGATAAGGAGCGCCGCCgcagggagaagaaggacaagctCCAGGATGATCTCGCCTATGGGAAGCTGCCGGGGCAATCCAAATATGATGCTCCTGTCCCCCAGTCCATCCCGATCCCGATCCCCAACCCTTCTGCCTCGGCACCATCGTTCAACTACGCCCAGCCGAGGCCTTACGAGTATGGTTCCGTCTCCAAGACAGACCGCTACGGCGCCTCGCTCGAACCTGCCCCTCGCCCAGGCCGTTCCCCCTCTCCCggcccatcatcccccttgAAATCCGCCATGAAGcgaacctcctcccctctgcCCCCAACGAATCGCATGTCAACCCTGTCGGTCCACAGcccccaccactccctctccctctcctccgcccccccttccccgctATTGGAAGCCTACCACGGAACGTACCAATCCATGTCACCCATGCCCTCCCCCCTGCTCatgccctcctctcccggaCATCATATCCTCGAAGCGCTCTCCCCCCTCGGTTCAGACTCTGAATCCGAACAGAAGAAGAAACGACGCGCGAGGTTCCACGACCCGGTCGACGACGCTGCCAGGCTGGCAAAAGCCCTAAAGGGCGACCGCCGCCCTCCCGAAACAGAACCCCTCATCGAAATCCTGCCAGGCATGTCCCACGAGCAAATCATGGAGCTGCGCCAGGAATACAAGCGCCTTGTCAAAACCGGCACGGAAAGAAAGGGAGTCAACATTGCAAAACATATCCGTGCCAGGCTCAAGGATGAGGATCCCAACTTGATGAAGGCGTGTTACGCTACTGCGCTCGGCAGGTGGGAGAGCGAGAGTTACTGGGCTAATTTTTGGTACCATGGGGATAAGACGCGGAGGGAGTTGCTGATTGAgagtttgatggggaggtcaAACGAGGAGATTAGGCTGATCAAGGATGGGTTTAGTGACAAGAAGTATGGGAATTCTCTgacgagggcgatgaggacGGAGCTGAGGGAGGACAAGTTTAAGAAGGCGGTGctgatggtgctggagggggggaggcaGGAGGATGTTTGGGATGgtagggagaggaggtggagggttgaTGCGGATTTGGTGGAGCAGGATGTTAGGGAGTTGTACAAGGCTGTCAAGAGCGAGAAGGGCGGGGAGAGTAAGATGTTGGAGattgtggtggggaggggggaggagcatttgagggaggtgatgagggtTTATAGGGAAGTTAGTAGAGGAGGGAACTTTGCCAAGGATGCGCTGAAGAAGAGTGGGAATTTGGTG GGCGAGGTTCTAGCGCATATCCTCAACGGGGTGATCAACAAGCCCATGAGAGACGCCATGTTGCTCCAGCACGCGCTCAAGGCGTCCAAGAAGGACGAGCTGAGAAAGGAGCTGTTGATTTCGCGGTTGGTGAGGTATCACTGGGATGCCAATCACATGCAGCAGGTGAAGCGGGCGTTTAGAGAACAGTATGGTCAGGATCTGAGCGACGCTGTAAAGGAGGGCACCAAGGATGAATGGGGTGCTTTCTGCAGGGCGTTGTGCATCACACGTATGCCTGATGCGGAAAAGGTTATTGCGAGGGTCGATATTCATCGGAAGTGA